In Arthrobacter sp. MN05-02, one genomic interval encodes:
- a CDS encoding transcriptional regulator produces the protein MSPKGDAGKASSPAGAGVPPSAQGLLFTEDLPVLDEDAGYRGPTACKAAGITYRQLDYWARTGLVEPAVRGASGSGTQRLYGFRDILVLKVVKRLLDTGVSLQQIRTAVEHLRERGVEDLAQITLMSDGASVYECTSADEVIDLVQGGQGVFGIAVGRVWREVEGSLAALPSEHAPDQEYPGDELSKRRATRKIS, from the coding sequence GTGAGTCCGAAGGGTGACGCCGGCAAGGCATCCAGCCCGGCAGGCGCTGGTGTCCCGCCGAGCGCCCAGGGCCTACTGTTCACGGAAGACCTCCCCGTCCTCGACGAAGACGCCGGATACCGCGGCCCCACCGCCTGCAAGGCCGCAGGCATCACCTACCGGCAACTCGACTACTGGGCGCGCACCGGGCTCGTGGAACCCGCCGTCCGCGGGGCTTCCGGATCCGGCACGCAACGCCTCTACGGATTCCGCGACATCCTCGTCCTCAAGGTGGTCAAGCGCCTGCTGGACACCGGGGTGTCCCTCCAACAGATCCGCACCGCCGTCGAACACCTCCGTGAGCGGGGCGTGGAGGACCTCGCGCAGATCACACTGATGAGCGACGGTGCGAGCGTCTACGAGTGCACCTCCGCCGACGAGGTCATCGACCTCGTGCAGGGCGGACAGGGCGTCTTCGGTATCGCCGTCGGCCGTGTGTGGCGCGAGGTCGAAGGAAGCCTCGCGGCCCTTCCGAGCGAGCATGCTCCCGATCAGGAGTACCCCGGTGACGAACTCAGCAAGCGCCGGGCGACGCGCAAGATCAGCTGA
- the gcvH gene encoding glycine cleavage system H protein has product MSNIPDGLYYTAEHEWVSEPAVDGTVRIGITDFAQDALGDVVYVQMPEEGTSVAGSDVIGEVESTKSVSDIYAPVTGEVVSRNEALDDDPSLINSDPYGEGWLLEIKVADPSVVQDLLSSGDYSQQVG; this is encoded by the coding sequence ATGAGCAACATTCCCGATGGCCTCTACTACACCGCGGAGCACGAATGGGTCAGTGAGCCCGCCGTCGACGGCACCGTGCGCATCGGCATCACCGACTTCGCCCAGGACGCGCTCGGGGACGTCGTCTACGTGCAGATGCCCGAGGAGGGCACCAGCGTGGCCGGCTCGGACGTCATCGGCGAGGTCGAGTCGACCAAGAGTGTCAGCGACATCTATGCCCCCGTCACGGGTGAGGTCGTCTCGCGCAACGAGGCGCTCGACGACGATCCGTCCCTGATCAACTCGGACCCCTACGGCGAGGGCTGGCTGCTCGAGATCAAGGTGGCCGATCCGTCGGTGGTGCAGGATCTCCTGAGTTCAGGCGACTACTCCCAGCAGGTAGGCTAG
- a CDS encoding hypothetical protein (possible pseudo due to frameshift), which yields MFSKILVANRGEIAIRAFRAGHEVGAKTVAVFPHEDRNSIHRQKADEAYLIGEEGHPVRAYLDIEEIIRVAEEAGCDAIYPGYGFLSENPGLARAAAAAGITFVGPPADVLELAGNKVKALDAAREAGIPVLASSRPSADVDELIRAADEIGFPVFAKAVAGGGGRGMRRVDTREALPEALEAAMREAQSAFGDPTMFLEQAVLRPRHIEVQILADAQGNVMHLFERDCSLQRRHQKVIEIAPAPNLEEGIRQALHRDAVKFATALGYVNAGTVEFLVDTVGERAGQHVFIEMNPRIQVEHTVTEEVTDVDLVQSQLRIAAGETLADLGLSQDTVSLRGAALQSRITTEDPANGFRRTWDGSPRTGPPAAPGYAWTAGRCMRGRRSARTSTRCW from the coding sequence ATGTTCTCGAAGATTCTGGTAGCTAATCGTGGCGAGATCGCCATCCGTGCATTTCGGGCCGGTCATGAGGTGGGCGCGAAGACGGTGGCGGTGTTCCCGCATGAGGACCGGAACTCGATCCACCGGCAGAAGGCCGACGAGGCGTACCTGATCGGTGAGGAAGGCCACCCGGTCCGGGCGTACCTGGATATCGAGGAGATCATCCGGGTCGCCGAGGAGGCCGGCTGTGATGCGATCTACCCGGGCTACGGGTTCCTGTCGGAGAATCCGGGCCTGGCGCGGGCGGCGGCCGCGGCGGGGATCACGTTCGTGGGCCCGCCGGCGGATGTGCTGGAACTGGCCGGGAACAAGGTCAAGGCGTTGGACGCCGCGCGTGAGGCGGGGATCCCGGTGCTGGCGTCCTCGCGGCCGAGTGCTGATGTGGACGAGCTGATTCGGGCGGCCGATGAGATCGGGTTCCCCGTGTTCGCGAAGGCCGTGGCCGGCGGTGGCGGGCGCGGGATGCGGCGGGTCGATACGCGGGAGGCGCTGCCGGAAGCGCTGGAGGCCGCGATGCGCGAGGCGCAGTCGGCGTTCGGGGATCCGACCATGTTCCTGGAGCAGGCGGTGCTGCGGCCCCGGCACATCGAGGTGCAGATCCTCGCGGACGCGCAGGGCAACGTGATGCACCTGTTCGAGCGGGATTGTTCGCTGCAGCGCCGGCATCAGAAGGTCATCGAGATCGCCCCTGCCCCGAACCTGGAGGAGGGGATCCGGCAGGCCCTGCACCGGGATGCGGTGAAGTTCGCGACCGCGCTGGGCTATGTCAACGCGGGCACGGTGGAGTTCCTGGTGGACACGGTCGGGGAACGGGCGGGCCAGCACGTGTTCATCGAGATGAACCCGCGCATCCAGGTCGAGCACACGGTCACCGAGGAGGTCACGGACGTGGATCTGGTCCAGTCCCAGCTGCGGATCGCGGCCGGGGAAACCCTGGCGGACCTGGGCTTGTCGCAGGACACGGTGAGCCTGCGCGGGGCTGCCCTGCAGTCCCGGATCACCACGGAGGATCCCGCGAACGGGTTCCGCCGGACGTGGGACGGATCTCCGCGTACCGGTCCGCCGGCGGCGCCGGGGTACGCCTGGACGGCGGGACGGTGTATGCGGGGGCGGAGATCAGCCCGCACTTCGACTCGATGCTGGTGA
- a CDS encoding segregation and condensation protein B, whose amino-acid sequence MAEATGAAPGGGEIPVEELPGGLRGAVEAILMVADRPVTDEQLAAVLERPTAQVHAVLLELQREYDGYTGTGPQSTEFPSPRGFELRTIAGGWRIFSRKHFASVVADFVLDGQSARLSQAALETLAVIAYRQPVSRARVSAIRGVNVDSVVRTLLQRGLIVELETDPETGAVLYGTTTLFLERLGLGSVDELPRIAPHLPGLESLGEYDETTY is encoded by the coding sequence ATGGCTGAGGCCACCGGAGCCGCTCCCGGCGGCGGGGAGATCCCCGTCGAGGAACTGCCGGGCGGGCTCCGCGGAGCGGTGGAGGCGATCCTCATGGTCGCCGACCGCCCCGTCACGGACGAACAGCTCGCGGCCGTGCTCGAGCGACCGACGGCGCAGGTGCACGCCGTACTCCTGGAACTGCAGCGCGAGTACGACGGCTATACTGGGACCGGCCCCCAGAGCACCGAGTTCCCTTCGCCGCGCGGTTTCGAACTACGGACCATCGCCGGCGGGTGGCGCATCTTCTCCCGGAAGCACTTCGCCTCCGTCGTCGCCGACTTCGTGCTCGACGGCCAGTCCGCCCGGCTCTCACAGGCGGCACTCGAGACTCTGGCGGTCATCGCGTACCGCCAGCCCGTGTCCCGAGCCCGGGTCTCTGCGATCCGGGGCGTCAATGTCGACTCGGTGGTCCGGACGCTGCTCCAGCGCGGACTGATTGTCGAGCTCGAGACCGATCCGGAGACCGGGGCGGTCCTTTACGGGACCACCACCCTCTTTCTGGAAAGATTGGGGCTGGGCAGCGTCGACGAATTGCCCCGGATCGCTCCCCATCTGCCGGGCCTCGAGAGCCTGGGGGAGTATGACGAGACGACGTACTGA
- a CDS encoding MerR family transcriptional regulator — protein MPASQPARRPAGVASGLSGSGVLNIGEVLRELAGDFPQVTASKIRFLEEKGLISPQRTRAGYRKYTGHDVEQLRFVLALQRDQYLPLKVIKDYVDAIDRGERPESLPGGMTLAPRVVSDQLSRELNAHGRRLTAETFAAEAGAPRRLVDDLVSFGLITAVDNRFDEHALKITKACVQLESHGIEPRHLRPFRAAADRELGLVERVVAPVASRKDVASKARAAETAREISELCLGLHSALVHSQIARMDS, from the coding sequence ATGCCTGCCTCCCAACCCGCCCGCCGCCCGGCCGGCGTCGCGTCCGGCCTCTCCGGTTCCGGTGTCCTGAACATCGGCGAGGTCCTGCGCGAACTGGCCGGGGATTTCCCCCAGGTGACGGCGTCGAAGATCCGTTTCCTCGAGGAGAAGGGCCTGATCTCCCCGCAGCGCACGCGTGCCGGGTACCGCAAGTACACCGGGCACGACGTCGAGCAGCTGCGTTTCGTCCTCGCACTGCAGCGGGACCAGTACCTCCCTCTGAAGGTGATCAAGGACTACGTCGACGCGATCGACCGCGGTGAACGTCCCGAGTCGCTACCGGGCGGCATGACGCTCGCCCCACGCGTGGTGTCCGACCAGTTGTCCCGTGAGCTCAATGCGCACGGACGGAGGCTGACGGCGGAGACCTTCGCCGCCGAGGCGGGTGCGCCCCGGAGGCTCGTCGACGACCTCGTGAGTTTCGGACTGATCACCGCCGTGGACAACAGGTTCGACGAGCACGCCCTCAAGATCACGAAGGCGTGCGTCCAGCTCGAGAGCCATGGGATCGAGCCCCGCCACCTGAGGCCGTTCCGCGCGGCCGCCGACCGCGAACTCGGGCTCGTCGAGCGCGTGGTAGCCCCCGTCGCCTCCCGCAAGGACGTCGCGTCGAAGGCGCGCGCCGCGGAGACGGCGCGTGAGATCAGCGAGTTGTGCCTCGGCCTGCACAGTGCCCTGGTGCACAGCCAGATAGCCCGGATGGACAGTTAG
- the der gene encoding GTPase Der, with product MSENLSPNATDQGAGPDEDYEPTGDDRVSELLDTLDDAEAEQRAASLRAGLEDYELDDEDAALLARQDEDVDDEAEGRLNPVLAIVGRPNVGKSTLVNRILGRREAVVEDTPGVTRDRVSYPAQWSGRNFTLVDTGGWEQDAKGIAARVADQAEIAVDMADAVLFVVDATVGATATDEAVVRMLRRKKKPVILVANKVDDIQNEADASVLWGLGFGQPWPVSALHGRGTADMLDEVNKTLPEFSEHGGIERSGGPRRIALIGRPNVGKSSLLNKLAGSDRVVVDPLAGTTRDPVDEMIELGGRTWRFVDTAGIRRRVHMQQGADFYASLRTQSALEKAEVAVVLLAVDEVLSEQDIRILNMAIESGRAIVLAFNKWDLLDDERRRYLEREIEQDLAHVDWAPRVNISALTGWHKDRLVPALDVALESWDRRIPTGRLNAFLGELVAAHPHPVRGGKQPRILFGTQASSRPPKFVLFTTGFLDPGYRRFITRRLRETFGFEGTPIEVSMRVREKRSRKR from the coding sequence ATGAGCGAGAACCTTTCGCCGAACGCGACGGACCAGGGCGCCGGACCCGACGAGGACTACGAGCCCACCGGCGACGACCGGGTCAGCGAGCTGCTCGACACGCTCGACGACGCCGAGGCCGAGCAGCGGGCCGCGTCGCTCCGCGCCGGCCTCGAGGACTACGAGCTCGACGACGAGGACGCAGCACTCCTCGCCCGCCAGGACGAGGACGTCGACGACGAGGCGGAGGGCCGGCTCAACCCCGTGCTCGCCATCGTCGGGCGGCCGAACGTCGGCAAGTCCACGCTGGTGAACCGCATCCTCGGCCGCCGCGAGGCCGTCGTCGAGGACACCCCCGGTGTGACCCGTGACCGCGTGTCCTACCCGGCCCAGTGGTCGGGCCGCAACTTCACCCTGGTGGACACCGGCGGCTGGGAGCAGGACGCGAAGGGCATTGCCGCGCGCGTGGCCGACCAGGCCGAGATCGCGGTCGACATGGCCGACGCCGTCCTGTTCGTCGTCGACGCCACCGTCGGTGCCACCGCGACCGACGAGGCGGTGGTGCGCATGCTGCGCCGCAAGAAGAAGCCCGTCATCCTCGTGGCCAACAAGGTCGACGACATCCAGAACGAGGCCGACGCCTCCGTGCTGTGGGGACTCGGGTTCGGGCAGCCGTGGCCGGTGTCGGCCCTGCACGGGCGCGGCACCGCGGACATGCTCGACGAGGTCAACAAGACCCTGCCCGAGTTCTCGGAGCACGGCGGGATCGAGCGCTCCGGCGGCCCGCGCCGGATCGCCCTCATCGGACGACCGAACGTCGGCAAGTCCTCCCTCCTGAACAAGCTCGCCGGTTCCGACCGCGTGGTCGTCGATCCCCTCGCCGGCACCACCCGCGACCCCGTGGACGAAATGATCGAGCTCGGCGGGCGTACCTGGCGCTTCGTGGACACCGCGGGCATCCGGCGCCGGGTGCACATGCAGCAGGGGGCCGACTTCTATGCCTCGCTGCGGACGCAGTCGGCCCTGGAGAAGGCGGAGGTCGCCGTCGTGCTCCTCGCCGTGGACGAGGTGCTCAGCGAGCAGGACATCCGCATCCTGAACATGGCCATCGAGTCCGGCCGCGCGATCGTGCTGGCCTTCAACAAGTGGGACCTGCTCGACGACGAGCGACGCCGTTACCTCGAGCGCGAGATCGAGCAGGACCTGGCGCACGTCGACTGGGCGCCGCGGGTCAACATCTCGGCGCTGACCGGATGGCACAAGGACCGCCTGGTGCCCGCGCTGGACGTCGCGCTCGAGTCGTGGGACCGGCGTATCCCGACGGGACGCCTCAACGCCTTCCTCGGCGAGCTCGTCGCCGCCCACCCGCACCCGGTGCGCGGCGGCAAGCAGCCCCGCATCCTCTTCGGTACGCAGGCCTCGAGCCGTCCGCCGAAGTTCGTCCTCTTCACCACGGGCTTCCTGGATCCGGGGTACCGCCGCTTCATCACGCGCCGCCTGCGTGAGACGTTCGGCTTCGAAGGCACGCCCATCGAGGTCAGCATGCGCGTCCGCGAGAAGCGCAGCCGCAAGCGCTGA
- a CDS encoding chromosome partitioning ATPase, with the protein MQVVSISSLKGGVGKTSVTTGLASAALAAGIPTLVVDLDPHADATTALGVKPSDQTDIGRLLKNARRGDLAGNTVPSGWVATAARHSRARASTLDVAMGSAYSGIYDRPDLGRRDQRRLATLLSRVEGYSLVLIDCPPSLNGLTRIAWTASNKVLLVAEPGLFSVAGTERTMRALELFRREFAPDLKTAGIVANRVRSTSDEHTFRLREMRQMFGGLLLEPTIPEQANWQQIQGAAHSVHHWPGNSARQASGYFDDLLKSVVDSGRMRSRSADR; encoded by the coding sequence GTGCAGGTAGTGAGCATCAGCAGCCTCAAGGGCGGCGTGGGAAAGACGTCGGTCACCACGGGGTTGGCATCGGCCGCACTTGCAGCCGGCATCCCGACGCTCGTCGTCGACCTCGATCCGCACGCGGATGCGACCACGGCCCTCGGCGTGAAACCGTCGGACCAGACCGACATCGGGCGCCTGCTGAAGAACGCGCGGCGCGGCGACCTCGCCGGCAACACGGTCCCCAGCGGCTGGGTGGCGACTGCGGCCCGACATTCGAGAGCGCGTGCATCCACGCTCGACGTCGCCATGGGATCCGCCTATTCCGGGATCTACGACCGTCCGGACCTCGGGCGCCGTGACCAGCGCCGACTGGCGACGCTCCTCTCCCGCGTGGAGGGCTACAGCCTGGTGCTGATCGACTGCCCGCCGTCCCTCAACGGACTGACGCGCATCGCGTGGACCGCCAGCAACAAGGTGCTGCTGGTGGCAGAGCCGGGCCTGTTCTCCGTCGCGGGGACCGAGCGCACCATGCGGGCCCTCGAGCTCTTCCGCCGCGAGTTCGCGCCCGACCTCAAGACCGCGGGCATCGTCGCGAACCGGGTGCGCTCGACGTCGGACGAGCACACGTTCCGGCTCCGCGAGATGCGGCAGATGTTCGGTGGCCTGCTGCTGGAACCCACGATCCCCGAGCAGGCGAACTGGCAGCAGATCCAGGGTGCCGCCCACTCGGTCCACCACTGGCCGGGGAACTCGGCACGCCAGGCATCGGGCTACTTCGACGACCTCCTGAAGAGCGTCGTCGATTCAGGCAGGATGCGGAGCCGCAGCGCTGATCGCTGA
- a CDS encoding hypothetical protein (possible pseudo due to frameshift): protein MSVEEHDQAVALISHLPQVVSSLVASRLQDSPVQALSLAGNGLRDVTRIAASDPRLWVQILSANAARLVDILYGVREDLDRLITTLEDPTAGGARLDMAQLMSEGNAGQARVPGKHGTPPNSFARLTVLVDDVPGQIAKLLTEIGHTGINVEDFRLEHSPGREVGLAELSVLPGKRQELTESLVQRGWKVVQ, encoded by the coding sequence ATGTCCGTCGAGGAGCACGACCAGGCCGTCGCCCTCATCTCCCACCTCCCGCAGGTGGTGTCGTCACTGGTCGCCAGCAGGCTGCAGGATTCGCCGGTCCAGGCACTCTCCCTCGCGGGGAACGGGCTGAGGGACGTCACCCGGATCGCCGCGAGTGATCCGCGCCTGTGGGTGCAGATCCTGTCGGCCAACGCCGCCCGGCTCGTCGACATCCTCTACGGAGTCCGGGAGGACCTCGACCGCCTGATCACCACCCTCGAGGACCCGACGGCGGGTGGCGCCCGCCTCGACATGGCGCAACTGATGTCCGAGGGCAATGCGGGCCAGGCGCGTGTGCCCGGCAAGCACGGGACGCCGCCGAACTCCTTCGCGCGCCTGACCGTGCTCGTCGACGACGTACCCGGCCAGATCGCGAAACTCCTCACGGAGATCGGCCACACCGGGATCAACGTCGAGGATTTCCGGCTCGAACACTCCCCGGGACGCGAGGTGGGCCTTGCCGAGCTCTCCGTCCTGCCTGGCAAACGACAAGAATTGACGGAGTCCCTCGTGCAGCGGGGCTGGAAGGTAGTGCAGTGA
- a CDS encoding hypothetical protein (possible pseudo due to frameshift), translating to MIQTSAETMQAFNAAEPAGEAAASSPYSGFRLGKSLVVAIDGPSGSGKSSVSREVARRLRAAYLDTGAMYRAVTLHCIATGIDLADRVAVEAAARSIELFISTSPDRESVTISGDDVTAAIREPEVSSAVSAVATTMGARAELIRRQRALIAGAGHRIVAEGRDITTVVAPDAEVRILLTASEEARLRRRGDQLGGTQSDAQLKQQVTDRDAKDSTVVEFQQAADGVVTLDSSDLDFEQTVSAVLGIVRTVAH from the coding sequence GTGATTCAGACCTCAGCGGAGACCATGCAGGCATTCAACGCGGCGGAGCCGGCTGGGGAGGCGGCGGCATCGAGCCCCTACTCCGGCTTCCGCCTGGGCAAGTCCCTCGTCGTCGCCATCGACGGCCCGTCGGGGTCGGGCAAGTCGAGCGTCAGCCGCGAGGTGGCCCGGCGACTGCGTGCCGCCTACCTGGACACGGGGGCGATGTACAGGGCCGTCACGCTCCACTGCATCGCGACGGGCATCGACCTGGCGGATCGGGTCGCGGTCGAGGCGGCCGCGCGGTCCATCGAGCTGTTCATCAGCACCAGCCCGGACCGCGAGTCGGTGACGATCTCCGGCGACGACGTGACCGCTGCCATCCGCGAGCCGGAGGTCTCCTCGGCCGTCAGCGCGGTCGCCACGACCATGGGCGCCCGTGCGGAACTGATCCGCCGGCAGCGTGCGCTGATCGCGGGTGCAGGGCACCGCATCGTCGCGGAAGGGCGGGACATCACCACCGTCGTCGCCCCCGACGCCGAGGTGCGGATCCTCCTCACCGCGAGCGAGGAGGCCCGGCTGCGACGCCGTGGCGACCAGCTGGGCGGGACGCAGTCGGATGCCCAGCTCAAGCAGCAGGTCACCGATCGCGATGCCAAGGATTCGACCGTGGTCGAGTTCCAGCAGGCAGCGGACGGCGTGGTGACGCTCGACTCCTCGGACCTCGACTTCGAGCAGACCGTCTCGGCGGTCCTCGGCATCGTACGCACGGTCGCGCACTAG
- a CDS encoding chromosome partitioning ATPase, with translation MPLALDRRPARTDSDGSVENNVSSEQGSTTLPSAVDAGLGPTGRPVTEFPEPRVLDSHGPARVIAMVNQKGGVGKTTSTINLGAALAEAGRKVLLVDFDPQGALSAGLGTNPHELDVTVYNVLMDRKVTIHDAIQHTAIENIDLLPANIDLSAAEVQLVNEVAREQVLDRALRKVSDDYDVILIDCQPSLGLLTVNALTAAHGVIIPLICEFFALRAVALLVETIEKVQDRLNPRLQIDGVLATMYDARTLHSREVIARLVEAFGDKVFETVIKRTIKFADATVAAEPITSYAANHSGADAYRRLAKELISRGGAP, from the coding sequence ATGCCGCTCGCGTTGGATCGTCGACCGGCCCGCACCGATTCTGATGGAAGCGTGGAGAACAACGTGAGTAGTGAACAGGGTTCCACAACTCTGCCCAGCGCAGTGGACGCGGGACTGGGCCCGACCGGCCGCCCTGTGACGGAATTCCCCGAGCCCAGGGTCCTGGACTCGCACGGCCCGGCGAGGGTCATCGCGATGGTCAACCAGAAGGGTGGCGTCGGGAAGACGACGTCGACCATCAACCTGGGCGCGGCGCTCGCGGAGGCCGGACGGAAGGTCCTGCTGGTCGACTTCGACCCCCAGGGCGCCCTCTCCGCAGGCCTCGGTACCAACCCGCACGAACTCGACGTGACGGTGTACAACGTGCTGATGGACCGGAAGGTGACCATCCACGACGCCATCCAGCACACGGCGATCGAGAACATCGACCTGCTGCCGGCGAACATCGACCTGTCCGCCGCCGAGGTGCAGCTCGTCAACGAGGTGGCCCGTGAGCAGGTCCTGGACCGCGCGCTGCGCAAGGTGTCGGACGACTACGACGTCATCCTGATCGACTGCCAGCCCTCCCTCGGACTGCTGACGGTCAACGCCCTCACCGCGGCACACGGGGTCATCATCCCGCTGATCTGCGAGTTCTTCGCCCTGCGTGCCGTCGCGCTGCTGGTCGAGACCATCGAGAAGGTGCAGGACCGCCTCAACCCGAGGCTCCAGATCGACGGCGTGCTCGCCACGATGTACGACGCGCGGACCCTGCACAGCCGCGAGGTCATCGCGCGCCTCGTGGAGGCGTTCGGGGACAAGGTCTTCGAGACCGTCATCAAGCGCACCATCAAGTTCGCGGACGCGACCGTGGCCGCTGAGCCCATCACCTCCTACGCGGCGAACCACTCCGGAGCAGACGCCTACCGCAGACTCGCGAAGGAGCTCATCAGCAGGGGTGGAGCGCCCTAG
- a CDS encoding segregation/condensation protein A: MATRGSGRPATVETGARGGGAPLTVDGDDAAAPVAAGRPVFEVQLTNFSGPFDLLLNLISRRELDITEIALAQVTDEFIAHIRRIQAAEGEWKLDEASEFLVVAATLLDLKAARLLPAGAVEDEEDIALLEARDLLFARLLQYRAFKEMARHLAERLEEEDARHPRDVPLDPEFTRLLPELVWKHSAEEFAALAAKVLAPRQEQPRQVSTEHLHAAPVSVRDEAVVLQGLLQARGPLSFRELTADAASRLVLVVRFLALLELFRDGAISFDQSAPLSDLLVTWSTEDDRWTAERLASDFDGRLVGAHGDGGRHG; the protein is encoded by the coding sequence ATGGCCACGCGTGGGTCAGGACGGCCGGCGACGGTGGAGACCGGAGCCAGGGGCGGAGGTGCACCCCTGACGGTCGACGGCGACGACGCTGCTGCGCCCGTGGCCGCGGGCCGCCCCGTCTTCGAGGTGCAGCTCACCAACTTCAGCGGGCCCTTCGACCTGCTGCTGAACCTGATCTCACGGCGCGAACTCGACATCACGGAGATCGCCCTCGCGCAGGTCACGGACGAGTTCATCGCCCACATCCGGCGGATCCAGGCCGCCGAGGGCGAATGGAAGCTCGACGAGGCGAGCGAGTTCCTCGTCGTCGCGGCCACATTGCTCGACCTGAAGGCAGCGCGGCTCCTGCCGGCCGGCGCCGTCGAGGACGAGGAGGACATCGCGCTCCTCGAGGCCCGCGACCTCCTGTTCGCCCGACTCCTGCAGTACAGGGCGTTCAAGGAGATGGCGCGGCACCTTGCAGAGCGGCTCGAGGAGGAGGATGCGCGCCACCCGCGCGACGTCCCCCTCGACCCCGAGTTCACCCGGCTCCTCCCGGAACTCGTCTGGAAGCATTCCGCCGAGGAGTTCGCCGCCCTCGCCGCGAAGGTGCTGGCTCCGCGCCAGGAGCAGCCTCGACAGGTCAGCACCGAGCATCTGCACGCAGCACCCGTCAGCGTGCGGGACGAGGCCGTGGTGCTCCAGGGCCTGCTGCAGGCCCGTGGCCCGCTGTCCTTCCGGGAACTGACGGCGGACGCCGCGTCGCGACTGGTGCTCGTGGTGCGGTTCCTCGCGCTGCTCGAGCTGTTCCGGGACGGCGCCATCTCCTTCGACCAGTCGGCACCGCTGTCCGACCTGCTGGTGACATGGAGCACCGAGGACGACCGGTGGACCGCGGAACGGTTGGCGAGCGACTTCGACGGACGTCTCGTCGGAGCGCACGGCGACGGAGGCCGGCATGGCTGA